The genomic window ATGAATGCGTAAAGTACAATTTAACTATGTGGAAAATGGTTTTAATAACAAAAAACTAAAAAAATTTAACGGCAACTCAATTTCTCTTCGGGATAGTGAATTAGTCTTATATAAAAGAGAAAATAGCCAGCAATGGCAAGCACGCTACAAACTATATGACAGATAGTGGCGCAGAATCATTACTAGACATGCTGTTGTGGAATATGGCGTAAAAGCAGCGACAGACATTTATGATGAGGCACGCTTTAGAGAACGACTAGGACTACCGTTTACTACTAAAAAGTTCGCTGCTATCGCTAAAGTCTGCGTTAAGGACTTAACAGACGAAATAGCAGCAGGAATAAAGCCACAGACTAATAATGACTGTATAAGAGTCATTAACAAGTATCTCATTTCTTATTTTGGTAACTATTGACCTGCCCCCATTTATAGTCTCAGTATCGATCTAGTAAAATTCTGTTAAACATCCTTCTTTTCCTGTAATACTGACCCTGTTTGCTTTGACCTAAATGCTGCCGCAAACTCTGCTGGCGTTTGATAGTTCAGAGCACTATGTGGTCTATGCTCGTTGTAATCTTTTCGCCAAGCATTAATAAGTACTCTCGCTTCTTTTAAACTCATGAACCAATGCTCATTCAAGCATTCATCCCTGAATTTACCGTTAAAACTTTCTATATAGGCATTTTGGGTAGGTTTCCCAGGTTGTATTAAACGTAACTCTACCCCATGCCTATAAGCCCATTGATCTAGTGCTTTACCTGTGAATTCCGGCCCTTGATCCGTTCGAATGGCTTTAGGAGCACCTCTAAAGTAAATAGCTTGATCCAGTATACGGGTCACCTGTTGTCCCGATATACCGTGTTCAAGAGCAATATCAATAGACTCTTTAGTAAAATCATCCACAATGGTCAATGCTTTAACCCTTCTTCCGCTGGCTAGGGCATCTGATACAAAATCCATGGACCATACCTCATTAGGGCTACTGGGTAAGGATAAGCTCTGCTTTTGTACCATCACGCCATGTCTCTTACGTCTACGTTTAACAGCCAACCCCGCTTCCTGATAAAGACGGAATACCTTTTTATGGTTGGCTTCTACTCCTTCTCGTCTTAATAAAGCATGAATACGTCTATAACCAAATCGACGTCTCTCATGGGCAAGATCAACAATACG from Ferrovum sp. PN-J185 includes these protein-coding regions:
- a CDS encoding IS3 family transposase, whose translation is RIVDLAHERRRFGYRRIHALLRREGVEANHKKVFRLYQEAGLAVKRRRKRHGVMVQKQSLSLPSSPNEVWSMDFVSDALASGRRVKALTIVDDFTKESIDIALEHGISGQQVTRILDQAIYFRGAPKAIRTDQGPEFTGKALDQWAYRHGVELRLIQPGKPTQNAYIESFNGKFRDECLNEHWFMSLKEARVLINAWRKDYNEHRPHSALNYQTPAEFAAAFRSKQTGSVLQEKKDV